Within Thermococcus indicus, the genomic segment GGACGCCCTCGATGCCGTTTCCTCAATCCTGAAGCTCCTCGGCGTCATATTCCTGTCGGCTCTCCTCGCCTCCCTGGCCCTCAGGTTTGCCGGCTCGATGCCCCTCGAACCAACCCACGAGATACTCATCCGCGGCGATTCCGGGCTGGTTTACATACTCCTCGCGATAATCCTCGGCTACGCCGGAATAGTTGCCATAGTGAGCAGAATCCCGGAGATCCTGGCAGGGGTTTCAATCGCCGCCGCGCTGGTTCCTCCGACGACGGTTATCGGGATATCCCTCGCGATGGGCTGGTGGGATGTTTTTGCCGGCTCTCTTGCCCTCACCGTGGAGAACGTTCTCGGCCTTCTCAGCGGCTCCCTCCTCGGGCTCTACGTCCTGAACGTCTCCCCCAGGATCTACTATGAAAAGAGGGCTGCGAAGCTCTACACGAAGAGAACGATGCTGGTGCTGGCCATCATGCTTGCAACCCTCGTCCTTGTGGAGCTCCTCAGCTAGGCCACTTCGGTCTGCTCATAGATCGGCTTTCCCTGCCGGTGCTTCACCAGGAGCCCGTAGAAGAACTCCTTGAGGTCGGGCCCCATCTCATCGTCCATGAGCAGGTCCGCCCTGCCGGGATACTCTTTCTCCGCCCTCGTTATCAGGAGGGCTATGGCTGGTGTCAGCTGCCCGAGGAGGATTTTAACGAGCTCGGGGTAGGCGTCTTCGTCTATCTCCTCGTCAGCCTCCATGCCGAGGTACACCACGAAGCCCTTCATCTGGACGGCGAGGACGAATTCGTTCTCGCTCAGCTCGAAGAAGGAGAAGTTGTAGCCCTTTGAGTCGGTCCTCGCGAGAAGGACACCCCTTATTGAAACCGTCACGGGCTCCTCCTCGATCTCGAACACCAGGTCCTTGGCCAGTTCCCTCTGGGCTATTGCGTAGAGTTCCTCCATCGTCATGGGGCTACCTTCTCGGGTTCGAATAAAAGGGTTTCGCGTCACGTTTTTAATGAGGACATCCAAAGGAATTACGGTGGTGTCATGAAGATCACTCGCTTTGGCGTCTCCGTTCCCGACGAGCTGCTCGAGAGGTTCGACCGTATAATCGAGGAGAAGGGCTACGTGAACAGGAGCGAGGCAATAAGGGACATGATGAGGGACTTCATAGTCCGGCACGAGTGGGAACAGGGTGAGGGTGAGGTCGCCGGCACGATAACCATGCTCTACAACCACGACGAGGCCGAGGTCGTCAAGGAGCTCCTCGACCTCCAGCACGACTACCTGAGCGAGATAATCTCCAGCATTCACGTCCACATGGATGAGCACAACTGCCTGGAGGTCATCATAGTTAAGGGCAAGGCCAACAGGATAAAGGAGATAGCGGACAGGCTGCTGAGCCTCAAGGGTGTAAAGCACGGCAAGCTGGTGATGACTGGGACTGGGAAGGAGCTGGTCTAGCCCACAACCTCGACCACATCGCCGTTCCCGGGCGGCAGGGCGGACATTACGTCCTCCTCCCTTACCCTGTAGCCCCACTTTTCGAGGATGCCCTTTATCCTCTTCACCAGCTCGCTCTTCCTGAGGGGGCCCGGGCGGATAACGATGTACCTGTCCGTGTGGGCCTTTATTGCATCAACCGGCGCGCAGACGACGAAGTCCTCGCCCTCGTAGTTGATTACACCGACGGCGAGCTTGAGAGGAAGCCCGTGGAGCCAGTTCCTCTTGCCGTAGACCATGAAGGCCCCCTTGCCGAGGTACTCGCCGCTGGGCGTCTGCTTGGTAACCTGGTTTGGATAGGCCCAGTAGGCGTCCTCGCTGTAAACGCCCCTGCTCCATGCCTTGCTCATCGAAACCGCGAACTGGCAGGCCTCGAAGATTGTCTTCTCCCCCGCCTTCCTTCCGTCCTTTATTACGACGTGCGGGGCGCCGTAAACGTCTGCGTGGCAGTAAAGGTCGTTGTCGGTCATGTG encodes:
- the nikR gene encoding nickel-responsive transcriptional regulator NikR, whose amino-acid sequence is MKITRFGVSVPDELLERFDRIIEEKGYVNRSEAIRDMMRDFIVRHEWEQGEGEVAGTITMLYNHDEAEVVKELLDLQHDYLSEIISSIHVHMDEHNCLEVIIVKGKANRIKEIADRLLSLKGVKHGKLVMTGTGKELV